One genomic region from Anabaena sp. PCC 7108 encodes:
- a CDS encoding response regulator produces MQPEQQQKILGYFIEEAREHLNTIEQGLLKLQDTLNDPEMINEVFRAAHSIKGGAAMLGLSSIQHTSHRLEDYFKILKEHSIKVDQKLESLFLGVSDTLKALLDHLGSPFGLSEETANTLMSETEPVFEWLNQHLQLLVQSEGRTAPIAEHPTLIQMYPVAIAATPSKLSEQAPVSAPQVQKPPVANSRNDDWSEFQNQVLQSLREMLQLFKQSTTPSSREKLQESCYQLVKLGEKLNLPNWCSLSQSAANAIANPENSYLTLAKIVITEIKKAQELVIQGKEAQVTTSPQLEALELIPELDFLELNFDAVDFGNEQPQTVTEFTITPEINPEFSLPAESSTIILDSTEEINRLAELNDSFVDDLPEITTHPNQTLTSNSNIIEGLEVGIAELNTLDDIFQGDTLDLEITWQQEEILNTTINQLGISSDDLEDENDDDLQELLSLDDPKNNDFPQNLAKITEDLNQLFGDNVFEEEILETPNQITESNDVSSPNIDFFLADFTDEESVVTSNNNSLLFSQEVSSKELETIASNELSIISSNSFDEFLSATTNVDSGEELDFSDTIDSELTQSQPETWSFENIFDEIAENTIRLTDDEDIFALPETTAAEISNAEENLNNFWNYADVPPQIASVFDEDMVSEVEASIFVSASEDNVGIEDFGFTFNEEEQVADLIFTSNAGDDLFDDLASALNVDESELSLPDMQILSSAAEAIDFTPEFNNQSLEILVDEIDIFGSFEDNSSQELPVVLEDKTATHSPNIQQEITDSDTSEFTAPLNLLADLSLTETDLLATTNQVELIANTHSNDLEDIDSALEFDFSGFSLEDDESTTDTSAEHQLVSEIDVSDLMIEEENTEELEIETTAVNTNENELSFADEFDFLDALLDDSSECATNSVSMADRDFDALAVLLGTDNVTAAEMPQESVTLSPRVFGKSYNAASVPEKVDDDFDELAKLLDEADQTINAQGRAPKSNSTKAQRLNTRRVTREESMKIPVKQLDEMSNLVGELVVNRNTLEQDQERLRQSLDNLLIQVQHLSDVGARMQELYERSLLEASLLSSRSRSKGHSSESSRNSHDRGFSELEMDHFTLFHTLSQETIEFIVRVRESASDIDFVTEETERVARQFRQVTTQLQEGLTRARMVPFAQAIDRLRRGVRDNGIKCGKQVELVTEGADTLIDKMILDHLTDPLTHMLNNAIAHGIETPEVRQAAGKSPVGTITICAFHQGNQTVISVGDDGAGIDHEKVKIKAIEKGEITPEEAQSMTRQETYELLFLPSFSTADEIDDIKGRGVGMNVVENNINEIRGTVTTDSSLGKGTTFTIRLPLTLSICKALCCVSDKSRIAFPMDGVEDTLDIPATDIQQDSDGQSFIFWRDTVLPFRPLKEILAFNRQISRGNVYSATREDDMVSVVVVRSGSTMVALQIDQVLSEQEIVIKQFEGPAPKPSGVAGATVLGDGRIMPIADVLEIIDIFQGKMSKQIGGGSWQRKTATSFSEPMEAKIEPTVLIIDDSITVRELLSLTFSKAGYRVEQARDGQEAWDKLRSGLPCDIVFCDIEMPRCDGLELLSRIQKDSTLNHLPIAMLTSRGADKHRQMAVQLGASGYFTKPYLEEALLEAATRMLKGEKLVTA; encoded by the coding sequence ATGCAGCCGGAACAACAACAGAAAATTTTGGGTTATTTTATCGAAGAAGCTAGAGAACACCTGAATACTATCGAACAGGGGTTACTGAAGCTCCAAGATACCCTGAACGACCCAGAAATGATCAACGAAGTCTTCCGGGCTGCTCACTCCATCAAAGGAGGGGCGGCCATGCTAGGGTTGAGCAGTATCCAGCATACCTCTCATCGCTTAGAAGATTATTTTAAAATTCTTAAAGAACATTCAATTAAAGTTGACCAAAAGTTAGAGTCACTGTTTCTTGGTGTTTCTGATACATTAAAAGCTTTGTTAGACCATCTTGGTAGTCCCTTTGGTCTTTCAGAAGAAACGGCGAATACTTTGATGTCAGAAACTGAGCCAGTCTTTGAATGGCTGAATCAGCATCTACAACTACTGGTACAATCGGAGGGTCGTACAGCCCCAATCGCTGAACACCCAACATTAATCCAGATGTATCCTGTTGCGATTGCTGCTACACCTAGCAAATTGTCAGAACAGGCTCCTGTATCAGCACCTCAAGTCCAGAAACCTCCAGTAGCAAACAGTAGAAATGATGATTGGTCAGAGTTTCAAAACCAGGTGTTGCAATCCCTGAGGGAAATGTTGCAACTGTTTAAACAAAGTACCACACCATCATCACGAGAAAAACTCCAGGAAAGCTGTTACCAGTTGGTGAAACTGGGTGAAAAATTAAATTTGCCCAATTGGTGCAGTTTATCTCAATCAGCAGCTAATGCGATCGCTAATCCTGAAAATAGTTATCTGACTTTAGCTAAAATCGTGATTACCGAGATCAAAAAAGCTCAAGAATTAGTAATCCAAGGAAAAGAGGCTCAAGTAACCACTAGTCCCCAACTAGAAGCACTTGAACTGATTCCAGAACTAGATTTCTTGGAACTAAATTTTGATGCCGTTGATTTCGGTAATGAACAACCACAAACGGTAACAGAATTTACCATCACTCCAGAAATAAATCCAGAATTTTCGCTGCCAGCAGAAAGCAGCACAATTATACTAGATTCAACAGAAGAAATAAACAGATTAGCAGAATTAAACGATAGCTTTGTTGATGACTTACCAGAGATTACAACTCATCCAAACCAAACACTCACATCCAATAGTAATATTATTGAGGGACTGGAAGTAGGCATTGCCGAGTTAAATACTCTAGATGATATATTTCAAGGTGATACTCTCGATTTGGAAATAACCTGGCAACAAGAAGAAATTCTCAACACTACTATTAATCAATTAGGAATTAGTAGCGATGATTTAGAAGATGAAAATGACGACGATTTACAAGAATTGCTGTCATTAGATGATCCTAAAAATAATGACTTTCCTCAAAATCTTGCCAAGATTACAGAAGACCTCAATCAATTATTTGGTGATAACGTTTTTGAAGAAGAGATTTTAGAAACGCCAAATCAAATCACAGAAAGTAATGATGTTTCCAGTCCAAATATAGACTTTTTCTTAGCGGATTTTACCGACGAAGAATCGGTAGTAACTTCTAACAACAATAGTTTATTATTTTCACAGGAAGTAAGTTCAAAAGAACTAGAAACTATTGCCAGCAATGAATTATCTATCATATCATCAAATAGTTTTGATGAATTTTTATCAGCAACTACAAATGTAGATTCTGGGGAAGAACTTGATTTTAGTGACACCATAGATTCAGAACTAACTCAATCTCAACCAGAAACCTGGTCTTTTGAGAATATATTTGATGAAATAGCAGAAAATACAATCCGTCTGACAGATGATGAGGATATATTTGCTTTACCAGAAACAACAGCAGCAGAAATTTCCAACGCGGAAGAAAATCTGAACAACTTCTGGAATTATGCAGATGTACCACCACAAATTGCGTCTGTATTTGACGAAGATATGGTTAGTGAAGTAGAAGCAAGTATATTTGTATCTGCCTCCGAAGACAATGTTGGAATTGAAGATTTTGGGTTCACTTTCAACGAAGAAGAACAAGTTGCGGATCTTATATTCACCTCAAATGCAGGGGATGACTTATTTGATGATTTGGCTTCCGCCCTCAATGTTGATGAAAGTGAATTATCACTACCAGATATGCAGATTTTATCATCAGCAGCAGAGGCGATTGATTTCACACCAGAATTTAACAATCAGTCTCTGGAAATATTAGTTGATGAAATAGATATATTTGGGAGTTTTGAGGACAACAGTAGTCAAGAATTACCAGTTGTATTAGAGGATAAAACAGCAACTCACTCACCAAATATTCAACAAGAAATCACAGATAGCGATACCTCAGAATTCACAGCCCCATTGAATTTACTTGCTGATTTATCACTAACAGAAACTGATTTACTAGCAACAACAAATCAAGTCGAGTTAATTGCTAATACTCACAGCAATGACTTAGAGGATATTGACTCAGCCCTAGAGTTTGATTTCTCTGGATTCAGTTTAGAAGACGACGAAAGCACAACAGATACATCAGCAGAACATCAATTGGTGAGTGAGATAGATGTATCTGACTTGATGATTGAAGAGGAAAATACTGAAGAACTAGAAATAGAAACTACAGCAGTTAATACCAATGAAAATGAGTTATCATTCGCAGATGAATTTGACTTTTTAGACGCATTACTAGATGATTCATCAGAATGCGCTACCAACTCTGTCTCCATGGCAGACAGAGATTTTGACGCTTTAGCAGTATTACTGGGTACAGACAATGTTACAGCAGCAGAAATGCCGCAAGAGTCAGTAACATTATCTCCACGAGTCTTTGGCAAATCTTACAATGCTGCGTCAGTCCCAGAAAAGGTTGATGATGACTTTGATGAATTAGCCAAACTGCTGGACGAAGCGGATCAAACAATTAATGCACAAGGGAGAGCGCCCAAATCCAACAGCACCAAAGCACAACGTCTGAATACTCGTCGTGTGACTAGAGAAGAAAGCATGAAGATTCCAGTCAAGCAACTGGATGAAATGAGCAACTTAGTTGGGGAGTTGGTAGTTAATCGCAATACATTAGAACAGGATCAGGAACGTCTGCGGCAGTCACTAGATAACTTGCTGATTCAAGTACAACATCTGTCGGATGTAGGAGCGAGGATGCAGGAATTGTACGAGCGATCGCTATTAGAAGCATCTCTCCTCAGCAGCCGGAGTCGTTCCAAAGGACACAGCAGCGAATCATCCAGAAATTCTCACGATAGAGGTTTTAGTGAGCTAGAAATGGATCACTTTACCCTTTTCCATACATTGTCCCAAGAGACAATAGAGTTCATTGTTAGAGTCCGTGAATCAGCTAGTGACATTGACTTTGTCACCGAAGAAACCGAGCGCGTCGCCCGACAATTCCGCCAAGTCACCACCCAGCTACAAGAAGGACTGACTAGAGCGCGAATGGTACCTTTTGCTCAAGCCATAGATCGCTTACGCCGAGGTGTGCGCGATAACGGCATCAAGTGCGGCAAACAAGTAGAGTTGGTGACAGAAGGAGCAGATACATTAATTGATAAGATGATTTTAGATCATCTGACTGACCCGCTCACTCATATGCTCAATAATGCGATCGCACACGGGATTGAAACTCCAGAAGTACGACAAGCTGCTGGTAAATCACCCGTAGGTACCATTACCATCTGTGCTTTCCATCAGGGAAACCAAACAGTAATTTCTGTAGGTGACGACGGCGCAGGAATCGATCACGAAAAAGTTAAAATCAAGGCGATTGAGAAAGGTGAAATTACACCAGAAGAAGCTCAAAGCATGACGCGCCAAGAAACTTATGAACTTTTGTTCCTGCCTAGTTTTAGCACCGCCGATGAAATTGATGATATCAAAGGTCGGGGTGTAGGCATGAACGTAGTTGAAAATAACATTAACGAAATTCGTGGCACAGTTACCACTGACTCCAGCCTTGGCAAAGGAACCACTTTCACCATTCGTCTACCACTCACCCTCAGTATCTGTAAAGCTCTTTGCTGCGTCTCCGACAAATCAAGAATCGCCTTCCCAATGGACGGAGTAGAAGACACACTAGACATACCAGCGACAGATATTCAGCAAGATTCCGATGGACAATCATTTATTTTTTGGCGGGATACAGTGCTACCATTCCGACCTCTGAAGGAAATTTTAGCCTTTAATCGCCAGATTAGTCGCGGTAACGTCTACAGCGCCACCAGAGAAGATGACATGGTTTCTGTAGTTGTCGTCCGTTCAGGAAGCACAATGGTTGCTCTACAGATTGACCAAGTACTAAGTGAACAAGAAATAGTTATTAAGCAATTTGAAGGACCAGCACCCAAACCTAGCGGTGTAGCTGGTGCTACAGTTCTCGGTGATGGTCGGATTATGCCCATTGCCGACGTTTTGGAAATCATTGATATCTTCCAAGGTAAGATGTCCAAACAAATTGGTGGCGGTTCTTGGCAACGGAAAACTGCTACTTCTTTCTCTGAACCAATGGAGGCGAAAATTGAGCCAACTGTGCTGATTATTGATGACTCCATTACCGTCCGAGAGTTGCTCTCTCTAACCTTTAGTAAAGCAGGTTATCGTGTGGAACAGGCGCGTGATGGTCAGGAAGCCTGGGATAAGCTACGTTCTGGACTTCCCTGTGATATCGTCTTCTGTGACATCGAAATG